The DNA segment ctcagcggttcgaatccttggtgctgccgtgtaacggggtgaactcccgttacttgtcccagcttctgccaacctagcaatttcgaaagcatgtaaaaatgcaagtagaaaaaatagcaaccacctttggtgggaaggtaacagcgttccgtgcgcctttggcgtttagttatgccggccacgtgaccacggagatgtctttggacagcactggctcttcggctttgaaacggagatgagcactccccctagagtcggcaacgactagcacatatgtgcgaggggaacctttacctttacctagtgtaTTACTGTTGTGCTTGATAATTCTGCCTTACACATCATCATGGCTTTATTCACCCTCTAAATGTTTGGATTAAAATTCCCAGATCTACTTTTAAGCAGGTATTCCAGAGAAGCTTGCTTTTTGTATGAAAATAGACACAGATATCATCcctctgtatttttttaatatgttcATTGAAATGGTTTCCTCAAAGTTTGAATTTTGATAATAGGAGTTGTATTGACAAAAAGCAGGCCATTATACAATTTACCAAATGGAACCTATCTACGCAGGAATTTAAATACaatatagaattaaaaatcaGTTAAAACAGGCATCATTAGAGTTCCAACAGTCAGTGAATTCAGGTAGTGATCAGATCAAAAATTCACTGCAATGGCAAAACTTTTAGCTTGGTAAAGAGTGAAAAAAAACAAATCTCTTAGGGCAAATGTACTATAAGAGGAAAAGCTAATTTACTGTTCCCACTAATTAAAACCTCCCAAAGGGTGGGAAATGCAGCAAGGCGAATTCTAATACTAGTATAAGGGCAAATCTGTATTAGGATGACTGGAGTAATACCCTGTAAGTATTCTGATCCTGAACCACTGAAGAATTTGAAGGCTAAAGCTGATATTTTTGATCACTCCCAGAAATGGACCGGTAGTAGCAAAGGAGGAACAGAATAGCCTTTGTCAACTTGACTTGTTCCACATGTATGTTGGACTCCTGTGGAACTAAACTTCAAAGTCCATGCTATGTGAGATTTGTAAGACCTGGAGTCCAAAACATCTGTAAGGtagccagtttatttatttatttatttatttatcaaatttttataccgcccttctcccaaaggactcagggcggtgtacagccaacgataagaaacaagatatatataattaaaactcCAGTTAGTGGAGGCTCAGTATCACATTCAAATAACCAACACCATTCTGACCATTTGCCTTAGCGTTTTGTGCCTTACGGAGTTCCTGAATGAGGATTATgactttatggggaaaaaattcatATTTCAACGGAACTTCTTTTCTTTGCAGAAACAAGCCAGTCCAATTTTGTTGGAAGTGTACTTAAGGATTTCACTATGGCTGCGGAGTTGGATTTTtcaccccctgaaatcccagagcCCACCTTTATGGAGAACATCTTGCACTATGGCCTTTTCTTTGGTGCCATTTTCCAGCTTATTTGTGTTCTGGCGATAATCCTCCCTGTTCCAAAGACATATAAAATGGTAAGCATGTcttatctattttttcccctcaaatacgctttttttttctttcattctttagcGGACTAAGAGACATCAGTTGAGCAATATTTTGTCTATTAGGGGCTTTCTGTGCATGATAGGAAGCCCATGGCATCCCGACAATTGCAGCTATTTCCTTAGAATAGAAATGTGGAACCTTTTTTCACTGAAGGTGACCACACTTTTTTCCAGAGAAAGCACATGGCAGAATTGGGTACAACCAAAGTCAATACAGGCTGTAACTTATACTGAAACTGAGAGTAGCACAAGCCAGCATTTCCATTTCTTcttgcttcctttccttctccccaccccattctctctcttttatcttttcttatttCATTAATCATCTGTTTCCATTTTTACTCCACGAAGCTTATTGCTATTTTTACACTTCTGAAAGCAGATACTTTTATTTCCTGCAATATTTTTATAAGGTTTCTCATCCACACTCTGACTTCTTTCGTTCTTCTCCACATCTCTGTTCTTTTTTCTGGGAAGAGAAGAGGGGAACAAAATAAAGAGATTTAATCCATTCAGTGACAATCACTGTAGAAAATTAACATAAGGAAAGAGATGGCAGGCTGGATATGGATATCTGACAAACTTGAGAGGATTGTTCTTAATTAGGAATTTCATCTCTTTTCCAGGATGTGATACAGTAAAGGATTCTAGATTAGGGGGACACAGggttctagcttggcaaaaatccCGGTTCTAACCACTTGTGGACACATGAGTATTAAGCAAGACTGTGGTCATTGTTATGTTTTCTTATATATTTCTTGTACAAAAAGTAGTTGCATATCATGGATTATTTGTTATGGAGATTATAGTTCATTTCCCAAAATACCACTGACAATATCACTATTCTGTAATTGTCACTTTTATATGGTTTCAAAGTATAACAACTAGCCAATCTCTGAGCATCCTCTTCAAAATTAAAGCAGGATTTTCAGAATTCAAATTTTGCATAAGACTAATCTTGTGCACTTGGTGGCACAATTGTGTTTTTGTAACTTGGtaattttagaaaatagcttccctccttccctcctcctgttTCAAATTTATTCTACGTATCCATCTTTTTGGCaggactgtttttttttcctttgcacctGTCTTCAGTAagcataaattgttttaatttagccCCAAATGCTGAGTATTATGCCAACTAGTTGAGTTTGCAATTATGAATTATTTAGtagcaaagaaaacatttttattatttgaatgcaAACTAAGTCAACTTTCCAGCAAATAATAAACACATCAGATTTCTTCAGTGAAAAGCAAATGCCAGAATATAATGCAgctataacatttttaaaataacaggAATTTATTCCATAAGCTACACATTTTCACATAGGAATTAACCCTGTAATTAAGTAGTATAGCGTTGCTTGAGATTGTAAGAATCAatgagctgcagaaaaaaagttAGGCAAACAGAATTCCCATAGCATCTGATTGGGGCTTAAGCTATCCTGGGAATCTCGTGGTGACAAACAATCATCCTTGCCGTGCACTATTTccaatttaaaattcattctGATTATTAAAAGGAAGCATGGCTATTCTTTACTTAGCATAGTAATTTTATCTGTttacatgttttcttttctttattcagGAACATTTAAACTATGCACTTTAAGTCTCTGAATGATAAATGCGTTTGCTTCTGTTTGTCCAAAGGGTTGGAGTTTCCTGTGGGTGAATCACATACCTTGGTATGCGAGTCCATTATCCTTTCTTGGAAGGACACATAAGCAAATTATAGCCCTATAACTTAGGAGTGATTTCAGCTAGGTTCATTGATGATAAAGATACTAGCAGGCCTTCTTCCCGTTCCAGCAGAGCAAAATTTGCATTGCTTTTTAAGAGGCTTAAAATCAGCACAGAACCCTGTGCCAGTTttagtgcttttttccccccagttgtcATACATTAATTGTGGACATCTTTAGAAtccaaaaaatatttatatcaaaACTTGTTTAATGAGGGAAAGCAATCTTGAATTTGGCTTCATCTAAAAATATCATAAAtacgtctttctttctttctttctttctttctttctttctttctttctttctttctttctttctttctttctttttcttcctcctttccttacctttccttttttctttctttctttctcaagatGATACTTCGATTCCAATTAAAACTTTTCTCCATATGTTTCCAAAAATTTCCCACCAGTTTTTTGTAAACTTGTCAGGCATTATGTACCAAAGTAGGCTAGACAGGgtggaagaaatatttaaaattaaagctGATACTGAAGTCATAAACTTTGCATGGATAGAGCCTAAAAATATCAGTCTCAAATGAATAGTCTGTATTCAGAGTTCTGCTAATTTTGGACACATATTAATATTTGTTAacacaaaataaataatgcagcatGAATTACTAGTTTATAgtatattaacatttttaaaagactcACAGAAAACCAACATGGTCAGGATTATCCAATTCTCAGGTGATAACGCTGTTCCAAAGGGCAGATGCTatgacagagaaggcatgcttctTTGGTCTCACTAGGTGGCAGTGTTTCATAGCGGGGATCCAAAGCATGTCCACCCTTCAGTTCCCATGGGTCAGTCAGGATCGCTCAGAGATAGGTGGCCCCACAAGTAACAGAGCCTctgtcatgaatagaatagaatagaatagaatagaatagaatagaatagaatagaatagaatagaatagaatagaatagaatagaattttattggccaagtgtgattggacacacaaggaatttgtcttggtgcatatgctctcagtgtacataaaagaaaagatacgttcatcaaggtacaacatttacaacacaattgatggtcaatatatcaatataaatcataaggattgccagcaacaagttatagtcatacagtcataagtggaaagagattggtgatgggaactatgagaagattaatagtagtgcagattcagtaaatagtttgacagtgttgatggaattatttgtttagcagagtgatggccttcgggaaaaaactgttcttgtgtctagttgttctggtgtgcagtgctccatagcgtcgttttgagggtaggagttgaaacagtttatgtccaggatgcgaggggtctgtaaatattttcacggccctctttttgactcgtgcagtatacaggtcctcaatggaaggcaggttggtagcaattttttttctgcagttctaattatcctctgaagtctgtgtttttcttgttgggttgcagaaccgaaccagacagttatagaggtgcaaatgacagactcaataattcctctgtagaactgaatcagcagctccttgggcagtttgagcttactgagttgttgcagaaagaacattctttgttgtccttttttaatgatggttttgatgtgagctgtccattttagatcttgcgatatgatagaatctagaaatttgaaggtttctactgttgatactgtgttgtctagtattgtgagaggtggaagtatggaagggtttctcctaaagtctaccaccatttctacggttttgagtgtgttcagttccagattgttttggttgcaccacaaggctagtcgttcgacctctcatctatatgcggattcgtcattgtctcgaatgagaccaatcactgttgtgtcatctgcgaacttcagtagcttaacagatggatcattggagatgcagtcattggtatacagagagaagagaagtggggagagcacacagccttggggggcccctgtgctaattgtacaggtatttgatgtgatcttgcttagcttcacctgctgcttcctgtttgttaggaagcttgtgatccacttacaagtctgttccggtacctgtagctggtttagcttagttagaagaatgtctgaatGATGAACGGCTTTATGAGTGAGATCCAGCACCATGAAGTGCACCTGGGAACTTGTAGATGCCTAATGCAGCTGTGTAATACTGACATTGTATAGAGTACCCTGATGGATCCATAAATGTACACACCATTGCATTTTGGACCAGTTGTACCTTCTTGATGGTGTTTAAGGGCAGCGTCATATGGCATGATTTGCAGCAGTCCAGTCAGGAAGTGACTAAGGCATGACTCGACTGGCCATGAGTAGGGCTTCCTGATCGAGAAACAGGTGCACAAGGTGGATTTGTTCAAAGGCCTTCTTGGTCATGACTGCCAACTTTTCTTCAAGTAGGGATGGAAAATCCAAGTGGACACCCAAATTGCCCACAAGTTTTGTGTGGCAAGTTTAATCCTATCCAAAAAGATGGACCGTCTCTAGATTTAGGGAGCCCTAGAATCCACAACCTTTCAGTCTTGTTTGGGTAAAGCTATTTACCACTATCATCTATTAGTTCTTCCCCCCACCTTCACTTTGTTCTCAACATCTTTGCtacttttccttctctttgataTAATTCTGACTTATGTTCTTTGAGgcatttctttctcccttcccctatTCAAGATCAATGGCTTTAGCACATTATTGCTATTTTCTGAACAATCTGCTAATTATTCGTTGTTAGATTTTAACTCTTCTatgttttttcatatatttttttgcccAACTTGGCTACAAAGCTGTGCTGATAGGCACACATGACCTCAAAATACAGGCAGTAATGTCCAATGTTAAGACTGTAgatttgttgctgtttttttaaaaaaatggcattcATATAAACTTCTTCCAAATAAAAATACCTAGGGTCAGCCTGaataaactttttaattaaattttctatgtaaaagatataaatataaaacatgcaGTACTTAGTACAGTGCCTTTGATTATGTAAATGATTCATGAGCACGTTTATCCAGCATTCTTGTGTaccagcaaataataaaaaagatttacAACCTATCCACAAAATCATTAATGTTCCGTTTTTCTTAATGAATTTAACAGGATACTGAAAGCTTTGAAACGAAAAGTGCTGAAGTAGTCAAGAAACCCAAAATTGCTGCTATCTCAGTGAACAAGAAgctcaaaaaagaaacaaagaagaaacgaTAAAATGATATCATGATGACATTTTCACAGCAACCATATGGCAACAAGTCAAATTGCAGTGACACTGCAAATATATTTGATGAAGCTGTCTTTATTCTGAGTTTCAGGAAGTAGATAACACTTTCTAAAATGGCTCCAGGTTTATTGTTTTACCTGATCTGTAATAAATAACCTGTAAGGTTAGTGAGAAATATCTTACAGTTTGGTTCAGTAACTGGAAAACaatctttttggggggggcaatgtTTGAGGGACAACTGGATCATAGACATGTCCCACCACAtcactctttttaattttttaaacagaGGGATTGAACACTCTACTACTCTTGTATGTTATTAATATAATTGGTTATATTATtatcctttcattttcttttattaaaaaaacagtcCTAATAACTGTGTCTGAATTTAGCTTTCTTTGAATTTGAGAATTCTTTGACGTTTTACTGTTTCCCTATTCTTGGGTATAATAAACCAAGTTGTTCAAATTCTCTTTACACATATTGGACTGAATAAATGAAAACTGTGATTCCCAATCAATAAAAGATGAACATTTCCGTGCCAATAAAAAATGTTTGCGAGCCAGTGTGGTGGTGTGGTTAAGGCGTTAAGCTACAGACtggaagactgggagttctagtcttactttaggcacaaagccagcagggtgaccttaggccagtcactcaaTCTCAGCTTTAGTAgggggcaatggcaaaccacttctgaaaaaccttgccgagaaaactgcaggaacttgttcAAGCAGTCTCTGACAATCAGACACAAACAGAAGGGTGGGGGACTTTGTAGAGATATCAGCAGGTTAGTTGTGGATCTTCTAGTAAACAAAATGTACTTTTTAGCGAGATAGCCTTTGTTATGCTGTTGATAGCAAATTGAAGACAGAATTGTGGTGGCTATGTAGCCAAAACAGAGCTATTGAGAAACTAGAAGCATCTGTTCACATTCCTGGGAAAATTCCCAATTCTgcagatggggaaaaaattaactaGATAAAAACTAACCCTGAACAAAAATATTCCATGCTGCCAAATATTTATGTTAATATACAATGCTAGGTGTCTTCCCCTGCCATCTTACGATGTTCCACAGGCAAGCAGACTTTATTATGCAATGGGTCAAATGTGTCATGTCTGCCATGGGATCCATGAAGCTGGATCAAACCAATCCAGTGGAAAGTAATGCCTTCCATGGGATAAAAGAACAAACCCTTCTATGCAAACATTTTGACGTATCAGGAGGAGGAGcccgagagttcaatcctaggaagtggattgaatttttttctcttagggtgcaaagaaaaaaaatctgctttaaattcaacataggcatcaggaagggcatctgaccAGTAAACGCTTAGCTCCACTTAGTCACCCCaattctaccccaaattaagggactacagggtcataaaaggaaaaaaaaatgtaggaGCCAGAGAAAATTGGGTGACCTGCACATTCATCCCTTCAGCATCACCCATGGGGCTTtgtcagtagtgaaatctgaactggtttactactgattCACTGGTTGCGCATGTACGCTGCGagtaaagtaaaaaagtaaaaaaaaggctctgacaatcgcacagctcagctgtgatcgtcggagcctttttttttttttaccctttaaaaGCGTATTTTAAAAGAACTAgcaactgggcgattgggtgggcatgggcgggggggggggaggtcagggatttttgttaccggttctttgaaccaccCGCTTCCATCGCTAGCGGATTgaccgatctggtccgaactgggagcatttcacccctggcctttgTCCTTCCATGGCCATTTCCATTTCAGGTTCCAGAAAGATCTTCACCTAATCACTCTTTTTAACCCCTGCGTAGAAATTTAAACTTCATGAAACACATTTCCCGAAGTCACTATTCCTAGTGATCTCAGATCTAACAAAAGCTCTGCTCTCCAATGCCATTTGCATCAGGAGAGCAGACAGAGACTTTCCTCACCTTACATCCCCTTTAAATTCAAAGTTCAGAATGTAAATACTGAGTTTaaaatagtgtttctcaatcttagcaactttcagACGTGtatacttcagctcccagaattcatcagtctTACTGCAAAAACACAGTAAATAGTCCTTTGCCGGGGTAGCAGCATAAAGCAAAGTGCCAGGAATGCTTGAGGAACAATAATTGCCAGGGAAGTAGGGAAGAGCCTGTAGAAATGCACAAATTAAGCTCCTGTTCTTTCCAAGGAAAGCACATAAATACCCCATGAAATCACCAGGATTCAAATTTAACAAGGATATTTTACTTAAACACAATGGAACCAGGAGCAAACTGAGTTTCagtgaaaaatacatttttgtttagCTTCTTTGTCTACTTATAAGGTGAGCCTCAAAGCCCCTGAAATCCTGCCATTCATAAATAATTGAAATAGACAAAATCATGAATATCAGCTCCAC comes from the Ahaetulla prasina isolate Xishuangbanna chromosome 3, ASM2864084v1, whole genome shotgun sequence genome and includes:
- the MANBAL gene encoding protein MANBAL, with the protein product MAAELDFSPPEIPEPTFMENILHYGLFFGAIFQLICVLAIILPVPKTYKMDTESFETKSAEVVKKPKIAAISVNKKLKKETKKKR